Proteins encoded within one genomic window of Couchioplanes caeruleus:
- a CDS encoding LLM class flavin-dependent oxidoreductase has translation MNLPPLSILEVAPAEQGRTASEALAATAATVRAADQLGLRRAWFAEHHGAPLIGSVAPAVLIAHAAATTPRLRVGSGGVLLPNHAPRAVAEQFATLDALHPGRIDLGIGRGPGTFDASVVAALQRGAAPTTDHSYRAGIVELLGYLSGEAGPPLLPGYRAAVQPWLLSSSTAGATLAGELGLPVAFAHHIRPQNTAEALDRYRQAFRPSRWRERPYVMIAVETVCADTDAEADLLGRPLDLVKADLFAGRADRPLLPPAEAAEVTLPDEVQERLRAYRAEQAHGSPATVAGRLAALAEATGADEIMLSTTIYDAAARRRTLELVSSLKLVAQSAG, from the coding sequence ATGAATCTGCCGCCACTGTCCATCCTGGAGGTCGCGCCGGCGGAGCAGGGCCGCACCGCGTCGGAGGCGCTGGCCGCCACGGCCGCGACCGTCCGGGCGGCCGACCAGCTCGGCCTGCGCCGCGCCTGGTTCGCCGAGCACCACGGCGCCCCGCTGATCGGCAGCGTGGCCCCTGCGGTGCTGATCGCGCACGCCGCGGCGACCACCCCCCGGCTCCGGGTCGGTTCCGGCGGGGTGCTCCTGCCGAACCACGCGCCGCGCGCGGTCGCCGAGCAGTTCGCGACGCTGGACGCGCTGCACCCCGGGCGGATCGACCTCGGTATCGGCCGCGGCCCCGGCACTTTCGACGCCTCGGTCGTCGCCGCGCTGCAACGCGGTGCAGCACCGACCACCGACCACAGCTACCGCGCGGGGATCGTCGAGCTGCTCGGCTACCTGTCCGGGGAGGCCGGGCCGCCGCTGCTGCCGGGCTACCGTGCCGCCGTGCAGCCGTGGCTGCTGTCGTCGAGCACGGCGGGGGCGACGCTCGCCGGCGAGCTGGGCCTGCCGGTCGCGTTCGCGCACCACATCCGCCCGCAGAACACCGCCGAGGCGCTGGACCGCTACCGGCAGGCGTTCCGGCCGTCGCGCTGGCGGGAACGGCCGTACGTGATGATCGCCGTGGAGACGGTCTGCGCGGACACCGACGCGGAAGCGGACCTGCTCGGCCGCCCGCTGGACCTCGTCAAGGCAGACCTGTTCGCCGGGCGGGCCGACCGGCCGCTGCTGCCGCCCGCGGAGGCGGCGGAGGTGACCCTGCCCGACGAGGTGCAGGAACGGCTGCGGGCCTACCGCGCCGAGCAGGCACACGGGTCGCCGGCGACCGTGGCCGGGCGGCTGGCGGCCCTCGCCGAGGCGACCGGCGCCGACGAGATCATGCTGTCGACCACGATCTACGACGCGGCGGCCCGCCGGCGCACCCTCGAACTGGTGTCCTCCCTGAAACTGGTGGCGCAGAGCGCCGGCTGA
- the pulA gene encoding pullulanase-type alpha-1,6-glucosidase, which translates to MLLLAVLLVLGVQVPPSAPAQAQAPAAQAKAAGTAANEQFYFVLPDRFANGDTGNDRGGLPGDRLATGYDPEDKGFYHGGDLQGVIDRLDYIQGLGTTAIWLAPVFKNRPVQGSGADVSAGYHGYWITDFTQVDPHFGSNADLTRLVDLAHRRGMKIYLDIIVNHTADVIKYAENEYGYVDKAAKPYRDAQGRTFEDRNYADGTRAFPAVNAASFPYTPVIAPEDRGVKVPAWLNDPRMYHNRGDTTFVGENSEYGDFFGLDDLWTERPEVVRGMTKIYADWIRNTGIDGYRLDTVKHSGLDFWPQFSAGIEAAARQAGKPGFFMFGEVYSADQEIESTYVRRGGLPATLDFSFQAAARTFTADGGSAEALAALYAKDDLYTTDDTTADRLPTFLGNHDMGRIGSFVAAGGTDPATHLRRDELAHELMFLTRGQPVIYSGDEQGFTGPGGDKDARQDMFASRTPDYLDDDLLGTDRTHAQANYETSHPVYRTVAALGALRKAHPALRDGMQVTRHAAAGPGVFAASRIDRAERREYVIAVNNATTAQTVTVDTWTPAASFQGVYGGAGGAATGADGKLTLTVPALSAIAYRAGRTVAAPTAAPTVRITAPEPGAYVPTRTELTAAVSGDPLATVRFEAKVGDGRWRTLGTADTAPYRVFHDLTGLAGATPVTYRATVRDSRGRTATTTSGIKVGTPVVQVGPDHAVVHYQRPDGDYDDWRLYAYGDVDESAQTPWPQGQPFAGVDAYGRFAWVKLKPGARNVGFIVVDSNGTKDVAVDRFLDPAVNPEIWLKQGDPAIGTEPPPVAQDENTAVIHYRRADGDYGGWGLHVWDGAANPTEWSSPLPPAGSDSFGVTFKVPLAAGATGLNYIIHKGDVKDLPDDQRLDFASAGREVWLLAGVPDRLLPVVRKAGGGGEVDLTKSAAVWLDRATIAWKTGTGSSLEPVGAGTDGRIYDLIWAPEGDLDPAEPEHSLRLKAQRNGLTEAQRRKSPHLWQYGAFTLPRGADVREILKSQVAVTERDAHGKLLSATGVQIADVLDDVYAAATGARLGPAFDGGRPRLAVWAPTARSVQLELSDTPASAARIVPMARDARTGVWSVTGARGWKGRYYRYRVTAWQPAARKVVTASVTDPYSLALSANSTHSQIADLTDPALAPAGWNRLRKPAPGAVQITELSVRDFSEQGTYAAFTDPGAAGMKHLGRLAQAGTTHVHLLPVFDFATIPEKRADQKQPPCDLAALPPDSAEQQKCIAAVAGADGYNWGYDPLHYTTPEGGYATDPEGASRTREFRQMVAALNGTGLRVVMDVVYNHTSAAGTDPHSVLDQIVPGYYQRLLADGTVANSTCCANTAPEHAMMGKLVVDSVVTWAQAYKVDGFRFDLMGHHPKANILAVRAALDRLTLARDGVDGKNILLYGEGWDFGEVAGDARFEQATQANMAGTGVGTFNDRLRDAVRGGGPFDENPRVQGFGSGLFTDPNGDPVNGTAEEQRARLRHYQDLIKVGLSGNLATYSFTAADGTVKTGAQIDYNGSPAGYTSVPTETVTYVDAHDNEILYDALAYKLPQGTSATDRARMQSLALATTVLGQGTGFAATGSERLRSKSLDRNSYNSGDWFNRIEWDCARGNGFGRGLPPAADNEAKWPYAKPLLADPALTPDCAAIGLADAAYRELLTIRRSSPVFALPDAAGVQKRLSFPLSGAAETPGVITMTLDGRGLDPHWTSLTVIFNATPATATQTVTALRGAHVELHPVQRAAADPALRTASFAAATGAFTVPARSVAVFVQR; encoded by the coding sequence ATATTGCTGCTCGCCGTGCTCCTCGTGCTCGGCGTGCAGGTTCCCCCGTCCGCCCCGGCGCAGGCCCAGGCCCCGGCCGCACAAGCGAAGGCCGCCGGCACCGCCGCCAACGAGCAGTTCTACTTCGTCCTACCGGACCGATTCGCCAACGGCGACACCGGCAACGACCGCGGCGGCCTCCCCGGCGACCGGCTCGCCACCGGGTACGACCCTGAGGACAAGGGCTTCTACCACGGCGGCGATCTCCAGGGCGTCATCGACCGCCTGGACTACATCCAGGGGCTCGGCACGACCGCGATCTGGCTGGCGCCGGTCTTCAAGAACCGGCCCGTGCAGGGCAGCGGCGCGGACGTCTCGGCCGGATACCACGGCTACTGGATCACCGACTTCACCCAGGTCGACCCGCACTTCGGCAGCAACGCCGACCTGACGCGGCTGGTCGATCTCGCGCACCGTCGCGGCATGAAGATCTATCTGGACATCATCGTCAACCACACCGCCGACGTCATCAAGTACGCCGAGAACGAGTACGGCTATGTGGACAAGGCCGCGAAGCCGTACCGGGACGCGCAGGGGCGTACCTTCGAGGACCGCAACTACGCCGACGGCACCCGCGCGTTCCCGGCGGTGAACGCGGCGTCGTTCCCGTACACGCCGGTGATCGCCCCCGAGGACCGCGGCGTCAAGGTTCCGGCGTGGCTCAACGATCCGCGGATGTACCACAACCGCGGCGACACCACGTTCGTCGGCGAGAACAGCGAGTACGGCGACTTCTTCGGCCTCGACGACCTGTGGACGGAGCGCCCCGAGGTGGTCCGCGGCATGACGAAGATCTACGCCGACTGGATCAGGAACACCGGCATCGACGGCTACCGGCTCGACACCGTCAAACACTCCGGTCTGGACTTCTGGCCGCAGTTCTCGGCGGGTATCGAAGCCGCCGCCCGGCAGGCCGGCAAGCCCGGGTTCTTCATGTTCGGCGAGGTCTACAGCGCCGACCAGGAGATCGAGTCGACGTACGTGCGCCGCGGCGGCCTGCCCGCCACCCTCGACTTCTCCTTCCAGGCCGCGGCCCGGACCTTCACCGCCGACGGCGGCTCCGCCGAGGCCCTGGCCGCCCTGTACGCCAAGGACGACCTCTACACCACCGACGACACCACCGCGGACCGGCTGCCGACCTTCCTCGGCAACCACGACATGGGCCGGATCGGCTCGTTCGTCGCGGCGGGCGGCACCGACCCGGCCACCCACCTGCGCCGCGACGAGCTCGCGCACGAGCTGATGTTCCTCACCCGCGGCCAGCCGGTGATCTACTCGGGCGACGAGCAGGGCTTCACCGGCCCGGGCGGGGACAAGGACGCCCGCCAGGACATGTTCGCCAGCCGGACGCCCGACTACCTCGACGACGACCTGCTCGGCACGGACCGCACGCACGCCCAGGCCAACTACGAGACCTCGCACCCGGTCTACCGGACCGTCGCCGCGCTCGGCGCGCTGCGCAAGGCCCACCCGGCCCTGCGCGACGGCATGCAGGTGACCCGGCACGCCGCCGCCGGTCCCGGCGTCTTCGCCGCGTCCCGCATCGACCGGGCCGAGCGGCGCGAGTACGTGATCGCCGTCAACAACGCCACCACCGCGCAGACGGTCACCGTCGACACGTGGACTCCCGCCGCGTCGTTCCAGGGCGTCTACGGCGGTGCGGGCGGCGCGGCCACCGGTGCCGACGGCAAGCTCACCCTCACCGTCCCGGCGCTGTCGGCGATCGCGTACCGCGCCGGCAGGACGGTCGCCGCCCCCACCGCCGCCCCCACCGTGCGGATCACCGCGCCCGAACCCGGGGCGTACGTGCCCACGCGCACGGAGCTGACGGCCGCGGTCAGCGGCGACCCGCTCGCCACCGTCCGCTTCGAGGCGAAGGTCGGCGACGGCCGCTGGCGGACGCTGGGAACCGCCGACACCGCGCCGTACCGCGTCTTCCACGACCTGACCGGGCTCGCCGGCGCCACACCGGTCACCTATCGGGCCACGGTCCGCGACAGCAGGGGGCGTACGGCCACCACGACCAGTGGGATCAAGGTCGGCACCCCCGTCGTCCAGGTCGGTCCGGACCACGCGGTCGTGCACTACCAGCGCCCGGACGGCGACTACGACGACTGGAGGCTGTACGCCTACGGCGACGTCGACGAGTCCGCCCAGACCCCGTGGCCGCAGGGACAGCCGTTCGCCGGCGTCGACGCGTACGGTCGCTTCGCCTGGGTCAAACTCAAGCCCGGCGCCCGCAACGTCGGATTCATCGTCGTGGACTCCAACGGCACGAAGGACGTCGCGGTGGACCGCTTCCTCGACCCGGCCGTCAATCCGGAGATCTGGCTGAAACAGGGTGATCCGGCGATCGGCACCGAGCCTCCGCCGGTGGCGCAGGACGAGAACACGGCGGTCATCCACTACCGCCGCGCCGACGGCGACTACGGCGGCTGGGGCCTGCACGTGTGGGACGGCGCCGCGAACCCGACCGAATGGTCGTCGCCGCTGCCGCCCGCCGGGTCCGACTCCTTCGGGGTGACGTTCAAGGTGCCGCTCGCCGCGGGCGCCACCGGGCTGAACTACATCATCCACAAGGGAGACGTCAAGGACCTGCCCGACGACCAGCGGCTCGACTTCGCCTCGGCCGGGCGGGAGGTGTGGCTGCTCGCCGGCGTCCCCGATCGGCTGCTCCCTGTGGTCCGCAAGGCCGGGGGCGGGGGAGAGGTGGACCTCACCAAGTCCGCCGCGGTCTGGCTGGACCGTGCGACCATCGCGTGGAAGACCGGCACCGGCAGCAGCCTGGAACCGGTCGGCGCGGGCACCGACGGCCGCATCTACGACCTGATCTGGGCGCCCGAGGGCGATCTGGACCCGGCGGAACCCGAGCACAGCCTCCGCCTGAAGGCCCAGCGCAACGGCCTCACCGAGGCGCAACGGCGCAAGTCCCCGCACCTGTGGCAGTACGGGGCCTTCACGCTCCCGCGCGGCGCCGACGTCCGCGAGATCCTCAAAAGCCAGGTCGCGGTCACCGAGCGCGACGCGCACGGCAAGCTGCTCTCCGCGACCGGCGTGCAGATCGCCGACGTGCTCGACGACGTCTACGCCGCCGCCACGGGCGCCCGGCTCGGCCCGGCCTTCGACGGTGGCCGCCCCCGGCTCGCCGTCTGGGCGCCGACCGCGCGGTCGGTGCAGCTCGAGCTCTCCGACACCCCGGCCTCGGCCGCCCGGATCGTGCCGATGGCCCGGGACGCGCGGACCGGCGTCTGGTCGGTCACCGGCGCCCGGGGTTGGAAGGGCAGGTACTACCGCTATCGGGTGACCGCCTGGCAGCCTGCCGCCCGGAAGGTCGTCACTGCGAGCGTCACGGACCCGTACTCGCTGGCGCTGTCGGCGAACTCGACGCACAGCCAGATCGCTGACCTCACCGACCCGGCCCTGGCCCCGGCGGGCTGGAACCGGCTCCGCAAGCCCGCACCCGGAGCGGTCCAGATCACCGAGCTGTCCGTGCGCGACTTCTCCGAGCAGGGCACGTACGCGGCCTTCACCGACCCCGGTGCCGCCGGGATGAAGCACCTCGGGCGGCTCGCACAGGCGGGCACGACCCACGTACACCTGCTGCCGGTGTTCGACTTCGCCACCATCCCCGAGAAGCGCGCCGACCAGAAGCAGCCTCCCTGCGACCTCGCCGCGCTGCCGCCGGACTCCGCCGAGCAGCAGAAGTGCATCGCGGCGGTGGCCGGCGCCGACGGCTACAACTGGGGGTACGACCCGCTGCACTACACGACGCCGGAGGGCGGGTACGCCACCGATCCCGAGGGCGCGTCGCGGACCAGGGAATTCCGGCAGATGGTGGCCGCGCTCAACGGCACCGGCCTGCGCGTGGTCATGGACGTGGTCTACAACCACACCTCGGCCGCCGGCACCGATCCGCATTCGGTGCTGGACCAGATCGTGCCCGGCTACTACCAGCGGCTGCTCGCCGACGGAACGGTCGCGAACTCCACCTGCTGCGCCAACACCGCCCCCGAGCACGCGATGATGGGCAAGCTCGTCGTCGACTCCGTCGTCACCTGGGCGCAGGCGTACAAGGTGGACGGCTTCCGGTTCGACCTGATGGGCCACCACCCCAAGGCGAACATCCTGGCCGTGCGGGCCGCCCTCGACCGGCTGACCCTCGCCCGCGACGGCGTGGACGGCAAGAACATCCTCCTGTACGGCGAGGGCTGGGACTTCGGCGAGGTGGCCGGTGACGCGCGCTTCGAGCAGGCGACCCAGGCGAACATGGCCGGTACGGGCGTCGGCACCTTCAACGACCGGCTGCGCGACGCCGTTCGCGGCGGCGGCCCGTTCGACGAGAACCCGCGGGTGCAGGGCTTCGGCTCCGGCCTGTTCACCGACCCCAACGGCGATCCGGTCAACGGGACGGCCGAGGAGCAGCGGGCCCGCCTGCGGCACTACCAGGACCTGATCAAGGTGGGGCTGAGCGGCAACCTCGCGACGTACTCGTTCACCGCCGCCGACGGCACGGTGAAGACCGGCGCGCAGATCGACTACAACGGCTCTCCGGCGGGGTACACGTCCGTGCCCACCGAAACGGTCACCTATGTGGACGCGCACGACAACGAGATCCTGTACGACGCGCTCGCGTACAAGCTGCCGCAGGGCACGTCGGCGACCGACCGGGCGCGCATGCAGTCCCTGGCGCTGGCCACCACCGTCCTGGGGCAGGGGACCGGTTTCGCCGCCACCGGCAGCGAGCGGCTGCGGTCGAAGTCGCTGGACCGCAACTCGTACAACTCGGGGGACTGGTTCAACCGGATCGAATGGGACTGCGCGCGCGGCAACGGCTTCGGCCGCGGCCTGCCCCCGGCCGCGGACAACGAGGCGAAGTGGCCGTACGCGAAGCCGCTGCTGGCCGACCCGGCGCTGACGCCGGACTGCGCGGCGATCGGCCTGGCCGACGCCGCCTACCGCGAGCTGCTCACCATCCGCCGCTCGTCACCGGTGTTCGCGCTGCCGGACGCCGCCGGGGTGCAGAAGCGCCTGTCGTTCCCGCTGTCCGGCGCCGCCGAGACACCCGGAGTCATCACCATGACCCTCGACGGGCGCGGCCTCGACCCGCACTGGACCTCCCTGACGGTGATCTTCAACGCGACACCGGCGACCGCCACCCAGACGGTCACCGCGCTGCGCGGGGCGCACGTCGAACTGCATCCGGTGCAGCGGGCCGCGGCCGACCCCGCCCTGCGCACCGCATCCTTCGCCGCCGCGACCGGCGCGTTCACCGTCCCGGCGAGATCCGTGGCGGTGTTCGTGCAGCGCTGA